GGGTGCGCAGCAGTCGCAGATTGCGCACGTCGCCGACGAACAGGGCGCCGCCGGGTGCCAGCAGCGCGGTGGCGGCGCGCAGGACGGCGGTCAGGTAGGCGCCGCCGGGGAAGTACTGGACGACCGAGTTGATCACGACCGTGTCGAAGTGGCCCTCGGGGAGCCCGGTGAGGTCGTGCGCGGGGCGGGCCAGCAGGGTGACCTTGTCGGCGAGTTCGGGCACGGCGGCGACCTGGGCCTCCAGGGCGCGTACGGCCTCCTCGGAGAGGTCGGTGCCCAGGTACGTCTCGCAGTCGGGGGCGAGCCGGGAGAGCAGCAGGCCGCTGCCGACGCCGATCTCCAGGACGCGGCGGGGCTTCAGGGCGCGGATGCGGTCGAGGGTGGCCTCGCGCCACTCGCGCATGTCGGCGAGCGGGAGGGGCAGCCCGTCGTACATGCTGTTCCAGCCCGCGAAGTTCTCCTCGAAGCCGTCGGAACCGGCGGCCGAGTAAAGCAGTTCGTGCAGGTCCTTCCAGTCGGCGACGCTCTCCTCGGGCGTCGGTCCGGTGCTGCCGTCCCCCTCACCGCCGGCGTCGAGGGACGGTACGACGTAGGCGGCGAGGCGGCGGGTGCCGGGGCGGTCCTCGCGGACGACGACGGCGGCCTGGTCGACGGCCGGGTGGGCGCGCAGCACCGACTCGATCTCGCCGGGTTCGATGCGGAAGCCGCGGATCTTGACCTGGCTGTCGACGCGGCCGTGGAACTCCAGCCGCCCGTCGGCCTTCCGGCGGACCAGGTCACCGGTGCGGTAGAGGCGTTCACCGGGGGCGCCGAAGGGGTCGGCGACGAAGCGTTCGGCGGTGAGGGCGGGGCGGCCGAGGTAACCGCGGGCCAGTCCGGCGCCGCCGAGGTACAGCTCGCCGGTGACCCCGGCGGGCACGGGGCGCAGCCGGTCGTCGAGGACGTAGGCGCGGGTGCCGGGGTCGGGGACGCCGATGGGGACGAGCGTGCCGGGCGGGGTGTCGGGGTCGCACAGGCCGAGCGTGGAGTTGGTGGTGGCCTCGGTGGGGCCGTAGGCGTTGAACATCATCCTGCCGCGCGCGTACCGCCCGACCAGCTCCGGCGAGACCCGCTCGGTGCCTGCCAGCAGGGTCGCGGTGGGCGGGAGTTCGACGTCCTCGGGCATCGCGGCGAGCAGCGCGGGCGGCAGGATCATGAAGGTGATGCCGTGGGCGTGCGCGTACTCGGCGAGCGGGGCGCCGGGCACCCTCCGGTCGGCGGGGACGACGACGAGACGGCCGCCGGAGAGCAGGCCGAGGCACAGGTCCCAGAAGGCCACGTCGAAGCTGGGCGAGGCGAACTGCAGGACGCGGCTGTGCGGGCCGATGCCGAACCGCTCGACCTGGGTGGCGACCAGTTTGGCGACGCCCGCGTGGGAGAGGACCACGCCCTTGGGGCGGCCGGTGGAGCCGGAGGTGTAGATGACGTAGGCGGCGTGGGCGACGGTCAACTCGTCGGCGGTGGACGGGCCTTGGGCGGGGTATCCGGCGAGTTCGGCTGCCGTCCCGGGGGCGTCCAGGACGAGCGGGTCGGTGCCGTCGGGGAGGCCGGGGAGGTCGGGGGCGATCTCTTCGGTGGTGACCAGGCACACGGGCCGCGCGTCGGCGAGCATGTAGGCGATGCGGTCGGCCGGGTAGTCGGTGTCGACGGGCAGATAGGCGGCGCCCGCCTTCAGGACGGCGACCTCGGCGACGATCATGTCGGCGGAGCGCGGCACGGCGAGGGCGACGACCTTCTCGGGGCCGGCGCCCCGGGCCACCAGGGCGTGCGCCAACCGGGCGGCACGGGCGTCGAGTTCGGCGTAGGTGAGCCGGACGTCCTCGTGGATCAGGGCGATCTCGTCGGGGCGGGCGGCGACCTGGTCGGCGAACATGCGCGGCCAGGTGTGCGCGGGGACGTCGTGCGCGGTGTCGTTCCACTCGGTGAGGAGGCGGTGCCGTTCGTCGCTGCCCAGGAGGGTGAGGTCGGCGAGCGGGGTGGCGGGGCGGGCGAGCGCGTCGGCGAGGAGCGTGCGGTAGTGGGTCAGGACGCGGTCGGCGGTGGCGTCCTCGAAGAGGTCGCTCCGGTAGTCGGCGCGCAGTTCGCCGTCGGCCACGGAGAGCACCAGGTCCAGTGGGCCGCCGTCGGCCCAGGGGGCGGTGCCGAAGCCGGTGGTGCACAGCAGGCCGCCGCCGCGGGTGGGTCCGGGGGCGAGCAGCCGCAGCAGCTCGGCGGTGGGCAGGCGGTGCGCCTCGGCCTCGGCGCGTACGGCGGCGACCCGGGCGCTCAGTTCGGTGAACGGGGTGTCGCCGTCGACCGTGAGCCGCAGCGGGAGTCCGTCGTGGGCGAGGGTGAGGTCGCCGGTGCCGGCGCCGCCGTAGCGGTGCAACAGGGCGACGAAGGCGGCGAGTCGGGTGTCCGCGTCCGCCGTGAGGTCCAACGGCGCCACGCGCCGGGCGTACGGGGCGGACCCGGCCGGCCGGGCCGGGAGGGGGAAGTCCAGCGGCAGTACCGGCTCGGGGGCCGGTGCGGCGAAGGCGCGCCGCCAGAAGTCCGCCGTGTCCGCCGGTGCGGCGGAGACGGGCTCCGCCGCACCCGGGGTGTTCCCGGAACTCGAAGTAGACGCAGAGAAACCCTTGTTGCCGAAACCCTTGTTGCCCGACACAGCGGCCCGTGCCTCCCCATCGCGGTGTGGAACGGCTCAACGGAGCCGCGACCGCTGGCATAGTAAGGTAAGCATTGCCTTACTTGATAGCCCGACTTCGGGAACCGGCCGCGTAGACCGGCGTCGCGGAACCACCCGCGACCACGGACGATGGGGGCGGCATGGATTCTGAGGATAAGCTCACCTAACCTGCTGAAGGACCGTCCGGCACCCGGACGACGACAGGGAGACCGGCACGTGGCTTCACGCAGAAAACTCCGCACCACGGTGCTGGTGACCTCCGTCGTCGCGTCCCTCCTCGTCCTGTCCCTGCTCTCCGTCGCGCTGGGCGCGCTGAACGTGCCGCCCGACCAGGTCGTCCGCTCGGTCCTCGGCCGTCCGCCGAGCCGTCTCGTCGACAACATCGTGTGGTCGGTGCGCGTGCCCCGGACGCTGCTCGGCCTGACGACCGGCGCCGCGCTCGGCCTCTCCGGGGCGCTGATGCAGGCCCTGACCCGCAATCCGCTCGCCGATCCCGGGATCCTCGGGGTGAGCGCCGGGGCCTCGTTCGCGATCGTGCTGGCGGTGGGCGTGTTCGGGGTCGGATCGCTGTACGGGTACGTGTGGTTCGCGTTCGCCGGGGCGATGGCCGCCAGTGTGCTGGTCTTCTTCCTGGGACGGCTCGGCCGGTCCGGTGCCACACCGGTGAAGCTCGCGCTCGCCGGGGTCGCCGTCACCGCGATGCTGTCGTCGCTGACCAGCGCCGTCGTCCTCACCGACCAGGACGCGCTGGACCGTTACCGCTACTGGTCCGCCGGCAGCCTGGCCGACCAGGACTCCGGGGATCTGCTGCGCATCCTGCCGTTCCTGGCCGTCGGCGCCGTCCTCGCGCTGTCCTGCGCACCCGCGCTCAACAGCCTCGCCCTCGGCGACGACGTGGCCGCCTCGCTCGGCCGGCGGCTCGGTCTCGTACGGCTCCAGGGCGTCACCGCGATCATGCTGCTGACCGGTGCCTCCGTCGCCGTCATCGGGCCCGTGGTCTTCCTCGGCCTGGTCGTCCCGCACATCGCCCGCATCCTGGCGCAGTACGCGGGGCTCGGCCCCGACCACCGCTGGCTGCTGCCGCTGTCCGCGGCGCTCGCGCCGGTACTGCTGCTGGCCGCCGACATCCTGGGCCGCGTGGTGGCCCGGCCCACCGAGATCCAGGCCGGTGTGCTGGTCGCCTTCCTCGGCGGCCCGTTCTTCGTCGCCCTGGTCCGCCGCCGTAAGCTCGCGGAGGTGTGAGCGTGCCCGCACAGTCCCCACCCGTACCGGCTCGGCGCGTGCCCGCGCCGTCGCCACTGCGGGGCCGGCCCTTCCGGCTGGCCGTGCCGCCCGTGTCCGGGGTGCTGCGGCCGCGGCTGGTGCTCACCGGCGCACTGCTGGCGGCCGGTGCCTTCCTGCTGTTCTGCTGGGGTCTGACGATCGGTGACTATCCGGTCGCGTTCCCCGAGGTCGTCAAGGCGCTGGGCGGGGCGGGCGACGCCGCCACCGTCACCGTCGTGCGGGACCTGCGGCTGCCCCGGGCCCTGACCGGGCTCCTGGTCGGGGTCGCGTTCGGCGTCTCGGGGGCCGTGTTCCAGACGATGACCCGCAACCCGCTCGCCAGTCCCGACATGATCGGGCTGACCCAGGGTGCCGGTACGGCCGTCGTCGCCGCCCTCGTCCTCGGTTGGACCGGCGGGCTCGGCCTGTCGACGCTCGGGCTGCTCGGCGCGCTCGCGACCGCGCTGCTGGTGTACGCGCTGGCCTGGAAGGGCGGGGCCACCGGGTACCGGATCGTCCTCGTCGGCATCGGCGTGTCCTGGATGTGCACCAGTGCCACCGACTTCCTGGTGGCGCGCGGCGACCGGTTCGAGGCGCAGCAGGCCGTCGGCTGGCTGGTGGGCAACCTCAACGGCCGTACCTGGGAGCAGGTGGACGCCCTCGCCGTCGCGCTGGCCGTGCTGCTGCCCGTCACCCTCGGCATGGGCCGCTGGATGCGCACGCTCCAGCTCGGCGACGACGTGGCCGCCGGGCTCGGCACGCCCGTCCAGGCGGTGCGGCTGGCGCTGCTGCTGACCGGGGTGGGTCTTGTCGCCTTCGGTACGGCGGCGGCGGGGCCGGTGGCGTTCGTGGCGCTGGCCTGCCCCCAGATCGCCCAGCGGCTGGCGGGCACGTCGGCGCCGCCGCCGCTGGTCTCCGGTCTCACCGGTGCGTTCGTCGTCCTCGGTTCCGACCTCGTCGCGCGCGAGGCGATTCCCGGGACGGAACTGCCGGTCGGGATCGTCACCGGCGCCCTCGGTGCGCCGGTACTGCTCTGGCTGCTCATCCGCGCCAACCGCGCGGGGTCTGGAGGCTGACCGCATGTCGACCACCGCTCACCGGACGCGGTCGCCGCTCGCGGTGCCGGCTCCCGAAAAAGCCGCCGCCGGGCCCGAGTTGCGGGCCGAGGACCTCCATCTCGCCTACGACGGGCGGACGGTGGTGGAGGGCCTGGACCTCACCGTGCCGACGGGGCGGATCACGGCGATCGTCGGGGCCAACGCGTGCGGCAAGTCGACCCTGTTGCGGGCGCTGGCCCGGCTGCTGACGCCGCGGCGGGGCGTCGTCGAGCTGGACGGGGCCGCGCTCAGGACCGTGCCGAGCCGCGAACTGGCCCGAAAGCTCGGCATCCTGCCGCAGTCGCCGGTGGCGCCCGAGGGGCTGACGGTCGGGGATCTGGTGGGGCGGGGGCGCTCGCCGCACCAGACCTGGTGGCGGCAGTGGTCGGCCGCCGACGAGGAGGCGGTGCGCGGGGCCCTGACGGCCACGGGGCTGACGGAGCTCGCCGACCGGCCCGTGGACGAGCTGTCCGGCGGCCAGCGGCAGCGGGCGTGGATCGCCATGGCCGTCGCCCAGGGCACGCCGATCCTGCTGTTGGACGAGCCGACGACGTACCTCGACCTCGCCCACCAGATCGACGTGCTCGACCTCATCACCGACCTCAACCGGCGCGAGGGGCGCACGGTGGTGATGGTGCTGCACGACCTCAACCAGGCGTGCCGGTACGCCGACCATGTCATCGCGATGAAGGCCGGGCGGATCGTGGCCGAGGGGGTGCCGGGGGAGGTCGTCACGGAGGGGGTCGTGGAGGACGTGTTCGGCCTCCGCTGCCGCATCTCCACCGACCCGGTCAGTGGCACCCCCCTGGTCATCCCCCTGGGCCGCCACCACGACGGCGGAGACGGCGCCCCCGCCGCCTGAGATCTGACGGCTCCCTGAGCCCGACGGCCCCCACAGCCTGCGCGTCAGCCACACCCCTGGCGGTGGTCCTGTGCGTGGGCGCGTGCGGGTACATCGTGGTTCCTCGCGCAGTTCCCCGCGCCCCTGAGGGGGTGGGGGTTCCGTGCGTCGGTGAGTGCGGGTGCATCGTGGTTTTGGCAGGGGGCGGCCCGGGGCTTTCAGGGGCGCGGGGAACTGCGCGATCAGCCAGTGACGGGCCGCAGTCGCCCACGAGCCGTACCACCCCGCCCGGAGGGCGCCCCGGCCCGGCCGGGTGCCCCCCGCCGGCACGCCCTCGGCCGTGTGGGCGGGCGAGGGGTGCCGGGGCCGCCCCGTCAGGGGTGGGACGTCAGGTAGCCGCCCATCGTGGGGAAGTACTCGGCCGCCGAGTACTCCGCACCGTCGTCCGTGCGCACCCGCCGCACGAGCAGCCCCCGGCACCGGCCGGTGTACGCGTCCGCGCCCGCGACGACGACGACGCCGTCGCCCTCGCGGATGAAGATACGGCCCGGCGTCCCCCCGTAGCGCCCCTCCGAGACCCCCGCGGAGACGATCCGCAGCCGCTCCCCGCGATGGAACGCGTACGCGTTCGGGTACGGGTCCGACTGGGCCCGAACGAGCCGCTCCAGGCGCTCCGCGGGCCAACTCCAGTCGATCCGGCTGTCCTCGGCCGAGCGTTTGTGGAAGAAGCTGGCCCTGGCCCGGTCCTGCGGCAGCCACCGCCCGGCGTCCCGCCCGGAGGCGATCAGGTCGAGGGACTCGCGCACGAGGGGCGCGATGAGGTCGACGGTACGGTGGAACAGGTCGGTGGCCGTGTCGGCCGGCCCCACCGGCACCGACCGCTGCACCAGCACGTCCCCCGCGTCGAGTTCGGCGTTCATCCGGTGCGCCGTCACCCCCACCCGCTCCTCCCCGTTGAGCAGCGCCCAGATGAGGGGCGAGAACCCCGCGTACGCCGGCAGCAACGAGTCGTGGATGTTGAGCGTGCCGTGCGGCGGCAGGTCGAACAGCTCCGGCGGAAGCCAGGTGCGCCAGTTGTTGGCGACGATGATGTCCGGCCGTGCCTCCCGTACCGCGGCGAGGAGTTCGGCGTCGTCGGGGCGGTTGCGCAGCAGGACGGGTACGCCGTGCTTCTCGGCGAGTTCGGCGACGTTGTCGTCCCAGATCTTCTCGTACGCGTGCTCGCTCCTCGGATGGGTGAGAACGAGGACGACCTCGTGCTCCGAGTCGAGCAGGGCCTGCAGCGTGCGGTGCCCCCAGGTCTGGTAGCCGAGCATGACGACCCTCATGGCGGTCCTTCCTCTCCCACGACTCCATTGCAAGGTAAGCCTTACCTTATCTAGCATGTGGGTGCCTGAGGGAGGCGATGCATAGGTGAAATCACCGGTCATGGGTTCCGACGCCGTCCACGACGTCCACGACATCGTCGGGATCGGTTTCGGCCCGTCAAATCTCGCCCTGTCCGTGGCAGTCGAGGAGCACAACGCGAACGTCGGCGCCGGCCGCCGTCTGAACGCCCTGTTCCTGGAACGCCAGCCGCGCTTCGGCTGGCACCGGGGCATGCTGATCGACGACGCCACGATGCAGGTGTCCTTCCTCAAGGACCTGGTGACCCTGCGCAATCCGGCGAGCGACTACAGCTTCCTGTGCTTCCTGCGCGAGCGCGGCAGGCTGATCGACTTCCTGAACCAGAAGACGCTGTTCCCGCTGCGGATGGAGTTCCACGAGTACTTCGAGTGGGCCGCCGCACGCGTCTCGCACCTGGTCTCCTACGGCAGCGAGGTCGTCACCGTCACCCCGGTGCGCGACGCCGCCGGCCGGATGGACCTCTTCGAGATCACCTGCCGCGACACCGCGGATCCGGACTCGACCGTGACGTACCGGGCCCGCAACATCAGCGTCGCCATGGGCCTGGAACCGCACGTGCCGCCGGGCCTGGAGCTGTCCGAACACGTCTGGCACACCAGCCAGTTGCTGCCCCGGACGGCCCAACTCGCCGCCGAGGGAAGGCCGGTGCGCCGGGCGGTCGTGCTCGGCGCCGGGCAGAGCGCCGCCGAGGCGGTGGACTATCTGCACCGCACCTTCCCCGAGGCGGAGGTGTGCTCGGTCTTCGCGAAGTACGGCTACACGCCCGCCGACGACAGCCCGTTCGCCAACCGGATCTTCGACCCGGAGGCGGTGGACGTCTACTTCTCCTCGCCGTCCGAGGTGAAGCAGTCCCTGCTCGACTACCACCGCTCCACCAACTATTCCGTCGTCGACATGGAGTTGATCGAGTCGCTGTACGCCGCCTCGTACCGGGAGAAGGTGGCCGGACGGGAGCGGCTGCGCTTCCTCAACGTCTCCCGTGTCCGCGAGGTGCGTCCCGGTGACGGGGGCGGACTCGACGTGGCCGTGGAGTTCCTGCCCACCGGCGAGCGCCAGGTGCTCCCCGCCGACGTGCTGGTGCTCGCCACCGGCTACCGGCCCCGCGACCTCGCCGCCCTGCTCGGCCCGGCGGCCAAGTTCTGCCTCCGTGACGACGGGGACGCGGTACGCGT
The DNA window shown above is from Streptomyces sp. NBC_00670 and carries:
- a CDS encoding FecCD family ABC transporter permease; this encodes MLVTSVVASLLVLSLLSVALGALNVPPDQVVRSVLGRPPSRLVDNIVWSVRVPRTLLGLTTGAALGLSGALMQALTRNPLADPGILGVSAGASFAIVLAVGVFGVGSLYGYVWFAFAGAMAASVLVFFLGRLGRSGATPVKLALAGVAVTAMLSSLTSAVVLTDQDALDRYRYWSAGSLADQDSGDLLRILPFLAVGAVLALSCAPALNSLALGDDVAASLGRRLGLVRLQGVTAIMLLTGASVAVIGPVVFLGLVVPHIARILAQYAGLGPDHRWLLPLSAALAPVLLLAADILGRVVARPTEIQAGVLVAFLGGPFFVALVRRRKLAEV
- a CDS encoding FecCD family ABC transporter permease, whose product is MSVPAQSPPVPARRVPAPSPLRGRPFRLAVPPVSGVLRPRLVLTGALLAAGAFLLFCWGLTIGDYPVAFPEVVKALGGAGDAATVTVVRDLRLPRALTGLLVGVAFGVSGAVFQTMTRNPLASPDMIGLTQGAGTAVVAALVLGWTGGLGLSTLGLLGALATALLVYALAWKGGATGYRIVLVGIGVSWMCTSATDFLVARGDRFEAQQAVGWLVGNLNGRTWEQVDALAVALAVLLPVTLGMGRWMRTLQLGDDVAAGLGTPVQAVRLALLLTGVGLVAFGTAAAGPVAFVALACPQIAQRLAGTSAPPPLVSGLTGAFVVLGSDLVAREAIPGTELPVGIVTGALGAPVLLWLLIRANRAGSGG
- a CDS encoding ABC transporter ATP-binding protein, with the protein product MSTTAHRTRSPLAVPAPEKAAAGPELRAEDLHLAYDGRTVVEGLDLTVPTGRITAIVGANACGKSTLLRALARLLTPRRGVVELDGAALRTVPSRELARKLGILPQSPVAPEGLTVGDLVGRGRSPHQTWWRQWSAADEEAVRGALTATGLTELADRPVDELSGGQRQRAWIAMAVAQGTPILLLDEPTTYLDLAHQIDVLDLITDLNRREGRTVVMVLHDLNQACRYADHVIAMKAGRIVAEGVPGEVVTEGVVEDVFGLRCRISTDPVSGTPLVIPLGRHHDGGDGAPAA
- a CDS encoding methionyl-tRNA formyltransferase produces the protein MRVVMLGYQTWGHRTLQALLDSEHEVVLVLTHPRSEHAYEKIWDDNVAELAEKHGVPVLLRNRPDDAELLAAVREARPDIIVANNWRTWLPPELFDLPPHGTLNIHDSLLPAYAGFSPLIWALLNGEERVGVTAHRMNAELDAGDVLVQRSVPVGPADTATDLFHRTVDLIAPLVRESLDLIASGRDAGRWLPQDRARASFFHKRSAEDSRIDWSWPAERLERLVRAQSDPYPNAYAFHRGERLRIVSAGVSEGRYGGTPGRIFIREGDGVVVVAGADAYTGRCRGLLVRRVRTDDGAEYSAAEYFPTMGGYLTSHP
- a CDS encoding lysine N(6)-hydroxylase/L-ornithine N(5)-oxygenase family protein, which translates into the protein MKSPVMGSDAVHDVHDIVGIGFGPSNLALSVAVEEHNANVGAGRRLNALFLERQPRFGWHRGMLIDDATMQVSFLKDLVTLRNPASDYSFLCFLRERGRLIDFLNQKTLFPLRMEFHEYFEWAAARVSHLVSYGSEVVTVTPVRDAAGRMDLFEITCRDTADPDSTVTYRARNISVAMGLEPHVPPGLELSEHVWHTSQLLPRTAQLAAEGRPVRRAVVLGAGQSAAEAVDYLHRTFPEAEVCSVFAKYGYTPADDSPFANRIFDPEAVDVYFSSPSEVKQSLLDYHRSTNYSVVDMELIESLYAASYREKVAGRERLRFLNVSRVREVRPGDGGGLDVAVEFLPTGERQVLPADVLVLATGYRPRDLAALLGPAAKFCLRDDGDAVRVGRDHRVETVPELTAGIYLQGGTEHTHGLTSTLLSTVAIRAEEIHRSLLADVTAA